The following are from one region of the Gloeomargarita lithophora Alchichica-D10 genome:
- a CDS encoding Uma2 family endonuclease, with protein MTLAPHPKIIYPDSDGQPMADNTVQFNWIVLIKENLEWLFADQPQVFVGGDLLWYPVEGRPDMRVAPDVMVVLGRPKGQRGSYQQWQEEQIPPQVVFEILSPSNTLKEMAKKFKFYDHYGVEEYYIYHPDRQDLTGCQRLEGELMVIEDMADWVSPRLGIRFGWTDNQLSLYCPDGRPFLTMVQLAQRLEQSEQRAELQYQRAERLAAQLRALGVEPEK; from the coding sequence ATGACCCTGGCACCGCATCCAAAGATTATTTATCCCGACAGTGATGGTCAGCCCATGGCAGATAATACGGTGCAGTTTAACTGGATTGTGCTGATCAAGGAGAATTTGGAATGGTTGTTTGCTGACCAGCCGCAGGTGTTTGTGGGGGGCGATTTGTTGTGGTATCCGGTCGAAGGGCGGCCAGATATGCGGGTGGCACCGGATGTGATGGTGGTCTTGGGGCGACCGAAGGGACAACGGGGTTCCTATCAGCAATGGCAGGAGGAGCAGATTCCCCCCCAGGTGGTATTTGAAATTCTTTCCCCCAGCAATACCTTGAAGGAAATGGCGAAAAAGTTCAAATTTTATGACCATTACGGGGTGGAAGAGTATTACATTTACCATCCAGACCGCCAGGATTTGACCGGGTGCCAACGGCTGGAGGGCGAACTCATGGTCATCGAGGATATGGCCGACTGGGTGAGTCCCCGCCTCGGCATCCGGTTTGGCTGGACGGATAATCAGCTTAGCCTCTATTGCCCCGATGGTCGGCCTTTCTTGACCATGGTGCAATTGGCACAACGGCTAGAGCAATCGGAACAACGGGCAGAATTGCAATACCAGCGGGCAGAACGGCTGGCGGCTCAACTGCGGGCGTTGGGGGTAGAGCCGGAGAAGTAA